A single Lolium perenne isolate Kyuss_39 chromosome 6, Kyuss_2.0, whole genome shotgun sequence DNA region contains:
- the LOC127309739 gene encoding auxin-induced protein 15A-like, with protein MLTMGYFWAPKLGGRKSSSPERGGQSLRSALLVDGETASVPKGYFAVYVGAEARRFVVPMSLLCQPAFRALMELAAEEFGFGQAGGLRIPCREEDFVATVAELMPAAESRQRRWSAAGGRRSSSVNW; from the coding sequence ATGTTGACGATGGGGTACTTCTGGGCACCCAAGCTGGGCGGGAGGAAGTCGTCATCGCCGGAGAGGGGCGGCCAGAGCCTACGTTCGGCGCTGCTCGTCGACGGCGAGACGGCGTCGGTGCCCAAGGGGTACTTCGCGGTGTATGTGGGCGCTGAGGCGCGGCGCTTCGTGGTGCCCATGAGCCTCCTCTGCCAGCCGGCGTTCCGGGCGCTCATGGAGCTTGCCGCCGAGGAGTTCGGGTTCGGCCAGGCCGGCGGGCTCCGTATCCCATGCCGCGAGGAAGACTTcgtcgccaccgtcgccgagCTCATGCCCGCTGCCGAGTCCAGGCAGCGCCGCTGGAGCGCGGCCGGGGGCAGGAGGAGCTCCTCGGTGAACTGGTGA